In one window of Bradyrhizobium diazoefficiens DNA:
- a CDS encoding DUF692 domain-containing protein: MNTAIGPVPSTPTPLRFPTPLGGVAGTSFKHEHLAAILADGAQRGFFEVHAENYMGAGGPPHRALEAIRRDHPLSLHGVCMSIGGPQPLDKAHLARFRSLVARYQPAMVSEHLAWSTHETSFFNDLLPLPYTEATLRHVCDHIDQMQEAIRRPILLENPSAYLAFTETTMSETDFIRSVAARTGCGLLLDINNVFVSATNHGFSALDYLADFPLSRVGEIHLAGHDEQADDDGDPLLIDSHDGPVADAVWKLYEIVIERCGNVPTLIEWDSKIPDWPVLQAEAAAAQAVLDRCGIAEPAEDRHAA, translated from the coding sequence ATGAACACAGCGATCGGGCCTGTCCCGTCCACGCCCACGCCCCTCCGCTTTCCGACTCCGCTCGGCGGCGTCGCCGGCACCAGCTTCAAGCACGAGCACCTCGCGGCGATCCTCGCCGATGGCGCGCAACGCGGCTTCTTCGAGGTCCATGCCGAGAATTACATGGGCGCGGGCGGTCCGCCGCATCGCGCGCTGGAAGCCATCCGCCGTGATCATCCGCTCTCGCTGCATGGCGTCTGCATGTCGATCGGCGGACCGCAGCCGCTCGACAAGGCGCATCTGGCACGCTTCCGGAGCCTGGTGGCGCGCTATCAGCCGGCCATGGTGTCCGAGCATCTCGCCTGGTCGACCCATGAGACCAGCTTCTTCAACGATCTGTTGCCGCTGCCCTACACCGAGGCAACGCTGCGTCACGTCTGCGATCACATCGACCAGATGCAGGAGGCGATCCGGCGTCCGATCCTTCTGGAAAACCCGTCGGCCTATCTCGCCTTCACCGAGACGACGATGAGCGAGACCGATTTCATCCGCAGCGTCGCCGCGCGCACCGGATGCGGCCTGCTGCTCGATATCAACAATGTGTTCGTGTCCGCGACCAATCATGGATTTTCGGCGCTCGACTATCTCGCCGATTTTCCGCTGTCGCGCGTCGGCGAGATTCATCTTGCCGGGCACGACGAGCAGGCGGACGACGACGGCGATCCGCTCTTGATCGACAGCCATGACGGCCCGGTCGCGGACGCCGTGTGGAAGCTCTACGAGATCGTCATCGAACGCTGCGGCAACGTGCCGACGCTGATCGAATGGGACTCCAAAATTCCGGATTGGCCGGTCCTGCAGGCGGAAGCCGCCGCTGCACAGGCGGTCCTCGATCGCTGCGGCATCGCTGAGCCTGCGGAGGACCGTCATGCCGCCTGA
- a CDS encoding DNA-binding domain-containing protein codes for MPPEPVCFAAAFTPALLDPLRAAPPVVTGPNGRTAGKRYDVYRNNVTVSLIEALAAIYPAVQRITGPDFFRAMARFHVRESPPTSPLLFEYGYGFPNFIARYEHAQTMPWLADVARIERAWLDAYHARDAEPLAAAQLAAVTPERLADLVLKPHPAAQIVRSEFSAVTIFAANRDGAPTSRIDASRPEDALITRPEFDVIVRHLPPGGAVFAICLMEGRSLGEAASSALDASTDFDIAANIAGLIEAGAFTSIAFGDA; via the coding sequence ATGCCGCCTGAGCCGGTCTGCTTTGCCGCGGCTTTTACGCCGGCGCTGCTGGATCCCTTGCGCGCCGCGCCGCCGGTCGTGACCGGCCCGAACGGCAGGACGGCGGGAAAGCGCTACGACGTCTATCGCAACAACGTCACGGTGAGTCTGATCGAGGCGCTCGCCGCAATCTATCCGGCGGTGCAGCGCATCACCGGCCCCGACTTCTTCCGCGCCATGGCGCGCTTCCATGTTCGCGAGAGCCCGCCGACTTCGCCGCTGCTGTTCGAATATGGCTACGGCTTTCCGAACTTCATTGCACGGTACGAGCACGCCCAGACGATGCCGTGGCTGGCCGATGTCGCCCGCATCGAGCGGGCCTGGCTCGACGCCTACCACGCGCGCGATGCAGAGCCTCTGGCGGCGGCGCAGCTCGCAGCGGTCACGCCGGAGCGCCTGGCCGATCTCGTTCTCAAGCCGCACCCGGCTGCGCAAATCGTGCGCTCGGAATTTTCCGCGGTGACGATCTTTGCCGCCAACCGCGATGGCGCACCCACAAGCCGCATCGACGCCTCGAGGCCGGAAGACGCGCTGATCACGCGGCCCGAATTCGATGTCATCGTGCGGCACCTACCTCCCGGCGGCGCGGTCTTCGCGATCTGCCTGATGGAGGGGCGCTCGCTCGGCGAGGCCGCTTCATCGGCGCTGGACGCATCAACCGACTTCGACATCGCCGCCAACATTGCCGGCCTGATCGAGGCCGGCGCATTCACCTCAATTGCCTTCGGAGACGCATAA
- a CDS encoding DUF2282 domain-containing protein, with translation MSAKLAITTLALAGAMSTALATLATAAPLTKAEADAAIAAKKEKCFGVALKGQNDCAAGPGTTCQGTSTTDFQGNAWKFVQGGTCTSIDLPNGKKGSLKPV, from the coding sequence ATGTCTGCCAAACTTGCCATCACCACGCTCGCACTCGCCGGCGCCATGTCGACCGCCCTCGCGACTCTGGCCACGGCCGCCCCGCTGACCAAGGCCGAGGCCGATGCCGCCATCGCCGCCAAGAAGGAAAAGTGCTTCGGCGTCGCGCTGAAGGGCCAGAACGACTGCGCGGCCGGGCCCGGCACGACCTGCCAGGGCACCTCGACCACCGACTTCCAGGGCAATGCCTGGAAATTCGTGCAGGGCGGCACCTGCACCAGCATCGACCTGCCGAACGGCAAGAAGGGCTCGCTGAAGCCGGTCTGA
- a CDS encoding adenylate/guanylate cyclase domain-containing protein has product MNVDPARHLHALARLTVSIRLAVSALVLAAILLTAALSSLLWWRTAEATSRQLASTINEQIVAAVRKEVAAIVDEARAAHTAIRTLFLQNVLGTREADKREFVFLSQLQSQSTISWVAFGWPDGSFFAAHKLGDRRLEMMEISLTDHPGQRRVDEYDVVPGDIEFANRRFEPTGFRVADQAWFKTGLAADDPQWFRVMEHPTGQRPSIAFAGPIDVYQERQGVLAVSIEYTRLARFLSQLEVGRTGTAFIIDDSGELIAAPDKDADELHSAKGDTALLPLAQTARVKAGEAGRKEAWRSRLTSQGAAYEVALTPLPFPGWSLATVIPEAEFLGPVETTLRHLILGLAVGAVLAALASAMLARSVIAAPLSRVVGELRHVEAFALEQVRRHPSRLKEIASLSGAIAEMASGLSAFRKFIPADLVRALLRQGVEARPGGSIQELSVMFIDIAGFTGLSERLGDRVVPLLSRYLDVTSEIIVANGGTIDKFIGDAVMAFWGAPQPQDDHAARCCRAAVACRRAIEQSGLADDLGQPLQIRIGINSGRMLVGNIGSELRLNYTVIGDAVNVASRLEGANKSYGTQILIGETTERLARGAVVTREIDSIAVYGREEGLSVHELIGVANEGAIDGEAIGWIADYARGLANYRARRFAAALADFEAVLKHRGHDRPAELMRDRCRQLAAVAPDAAWQPVAALTSK; this is encoded by the coding sequence ATGAACGTTGATCCCGCACGGCATCTTCACGCGCTTGCAAGGCTGACGGTCAGCATCCGCCTCGCCGTGTCCGCGCTGGTCCTGGCCGCGATCCTGCTGACGGCTGCGCTCTCCAGCCTGCTGTGGTGGCGGACGGCGGAGGCGACCAGCCGGCAGCTCGCCTCCACCATCAACGAGCAGATCGTGGCGGCGGTCCGGAAAGAAGTCGCGGCGATCGTCGACGAGGCGCGCGCCGCGCACACCGCGATCCGTACGCTGTTCCTCCAGAACGTGCTCGGTACCCGTGAGGCTGACAAGCGCGAGTTCGTGTTCTTGTCGCAGCTGCAATCGCAGTCGACGATCTCCTGGGTTGCCTTTGGCTGGCCCGATGGCTCGTTCTTCGCCGCGCACAAGCTCGGCGACCGGCGACTGGAGATGATGGAGATCTCGCTGACCGATCATCCGGGCCAGCGCCGCGTCGATGAATATGACGTCGTGCCCGGCGATATCGAATTCGCAAATCGCCGCTTCGAGCCGACCGGATTCCGCGTCGCCGACCAGGCATGGTTCAAGACGGGGCTCGCTGCGGACGACCCGCAATGGTTCAGGGTCATGGAGCATCCGACCGGCCAGCGGCCGTCGATCGCCTTTGCCGGCCCGATCGATGTCTATCAGGAGCGGCAGGGCGTTCTCGCCGTCAGCATCGAATATACCAGGCTTGCGCGCTTCCTGTCGCAGCTCGAGGTCGGGCGCACCGGAACGGCTTTCATCATCGATGACAGCGGCGAGCTTATCGCTGCACCGGACAAGGATGCCGACGAGCTGCACTCCGCGAAGGGCGACACCGCGCTGCTGCCGCTCGCGCAGACCGCGCGCGTGAAAGCAGGGGAGGCCGGCCGCAAGGAGGCTTGGCGAAGCCGGCTCACCTCGCAGGGCGCGGCCTATGAAGTCGCGCTTACGCCATTGCCGTTTCCCGGCTGGTCGCTGGCAACGGTGATCCCGGAGGCCGAATTTCTCGGTCCGGTCGAAACCACGCTGCGGCACCTGATCCTCGGCCTTGCCGTTGGCGCGGTACTCGCGGCGCTCGCGTCGGCGATGCTGGCGCGTTCGGTCATTGCCGCGCCGCTGTCGCGCGTCGTCGGCGAGCTTCGCCATGTCGAAGCTTTCGCACTGGAGCAGGTCCGCCGTCATCCGTCGCGGCTCAAGGAGATCGCGAGCCTGTCGGGCGCCATTGCCGAGATGGCGTCCGGACTCTCCGCCTTCCGCAAGTTCATCCCGGCCGATCTCGTCCGCGCACTTCTGCGCCAGGGCGTCGAGGCAAGGCCCGGCGGCAGCATCCAGGAGCTCAGCGTGATGTTCATCGACATCGCCGGCTTCACGGGGCTCTCCGAGCGTCTCGGCGATCGGGTCGTGCCGCTGCTGTCGCGTTATCTCGATGTCACGTCGGAGATCATCGTCGCCAATGGCGGGACCATCGACAAGTTCATCGGCGACGCCGTGATGGCGTTCTGGGGCGCGCCGCAGCCGCAGGATGATCACGCCGCGCGATGCTGCCGCGCGGCGGTTGCCTGCCGCAGGGCAATCGAACAGTCGGGCCTCGCCGACGATCTCGGCCAGCCGCTCCAGATCCGGATCGGCATCAATTCCGGCCGCATGCTGGTCGGCAATATCGGTTCGGAGCTGCGGCTGAACTACACGGTGATCGGTGATGCCGTGAACGTTGCCAGCCGCCTCGAAGGCGCCAACAAATCCTATGGAACGCAAATCCTGATCGGCGAGACGACCGAACGTCTGGCGCGCGGGGCCGTGGTCACCCGCGAGATCGACAGTATCGCGGTTTACGGTCGGGAGGAGGGGCTCTCCGTTCATGAGCTGATTGGGGTTGCGAACGAAGGCGCTATTGACGGTGAGGCGATCGGCTGGATCGCGGACTACGCGCGCGGCCTCGCCAACTATCGCGCACGCCGGTTTGCCGCGGCACTCGCCGATTTCGAAGCCGTGTTGAAGCACCGCGGCCATGACCGCCCGGCCGAGCTGATGCGCGACCGCTGCCGGCAGCTCGCTGCAGTCGCGCCCGATGCCGCCTGGCAGCCGGTGGCGGCGCTGACGTCGAAATAG
- a CDS encoding DoxX family protein: MIADQRMPASSSLPSLGLLVDKANHLVQTIALPSVVQLVLRIALAVPFWRSGMLKWAGFLRLNDTAVTLFSDEFMLHLPGGPYHYPVPAAMAFLSGCGEITFPILLVLGLGTRFAGLGLLFMTLIVELTVPDGWPIHITWAAMALAIMAYGPGRVSLDYLIGRVLSSEH; encoded by the coding sequence ATGATCGCGGACCAACGCATGCCGGCCAGCAGCAGCCTCCCGTCACTCGGGCTGCTCGTCGACAAGGCCAACCATCTGGTGCAGACCATCGCCTTGCCGTCGGTCGTTCAGCTGGTGCTGCGCATCGCGCTGGCCGTGCCGTTCTGGCGCTCCGGCATGCTCAAATGGGCCGGCTTCCTCAGGCTCAACGACACCGCGGTGACGCTGTTCAGCGACGAGTTCATGCTGCATCTGCCGGGTGGGCCCTATCATTATCCGGTGCCGGCAGCGATGGCCTTCCTGTCGGGGTGCGGCGAGATCACATTCCCGATCCTCCTCGTGCTCGGCCTCGGCACGCGGTTTGCCGGGCTCGGACTGCTGTTCATGACGCTGATCGTCGAACTCACGGTGCCCGACGGCTGGCCGATCCATATCACCTGGGCGGCAATGGCGCTTGCCATCATGGCTTACGGGCCGGGGCGCGTCTCGCTTGATTATTTGATCGGACGGGTGCTCTCATCCGAGCATTAG